The following are encoded in a window of Saccharothrix longispora genomic DNA:
- a CDS encoding trans-aconitate 2-methyltransferase, which translates to MWDPGKYLAFADHRSRPFHELVARVGATSPRRVVDLGCGPGNLTLALAERWPSAVVEAIDSSPEMVAAARERGVDARVADVAAWEPGEDVDVVVTNAVLQWVPGHEDLLRAWVRRLPSGAWLAVQVPGNFSGPSHALVRELVDESWPALAGLVRVSPVLDPVGYAEVLSEAAVDAWETTYVQRLEGEDAVLEWISGTALRPIRAALDDASWEEFRARLAPRLRAAYPRRADGTTWFPFRRVFAVARVP; encoded by the coding sequence ATGTGGGACCCGGGCAAGTACCTCGCGTTCGCCGACCACCGGTCACGACCGTTCCACGAGCTGGTGGCCCGCGTCGGCGCCACGTCACCGCGCCGCGTCGTCGACCTGGGCTGCGGCCCCGGCAACCTCACCCTCGCGCTGGCCGAGCGCTGGCCGTCGGCGGTCGTGGAGGCCATCGACTCCTCGCCCGAGATGGTCGCGGCGGCACGGGAGCGGGGCGTCGACGCGCGGGTGGCCGACGTGGCCGCCTGGGAGCCCGGCGAGGACGTCGACGTCGTGGTGACCAACGCCGTGCTCCAGTGGGTGCCCGGCCACGAGGACCTGCTGCGCGCCTGGGTGCGGCGGCTGCCGTCCGGGGCGTGGCTGGCGGTGCAGGTGCCGGGCAACTTCTCCGGACCGTCGCACGCGCTGGTGCGCGAACTGGTCGACGAGTCGTGGCCGGCCCTCGCGGGGCTCGTGCGGGTCTCGCCGGTGCTCGACCCCGTCGGGTACGCGGAAGTGCTGTCCGAGGCGGCCGTGGACGCGTGGGAGACCACGTACGTGCAGCGGCTGGAGGGGGAGGACGCCGTGCTGGAGTGGATCAGCGGGACGGCGCTGAGGCCGATCCGCGCGGCCCTGGACGACGCCTCGTGGGAGGAGTTCCGGGCGCGGCTCGCGCCACGCCTGCGAGCGGCCTACCCGCGCAGGGCGGACGGCACCACGTGGTTCCCGTTCCGGCGGGTCTTCGCGGTCGCCCGGGTGCC